One segment of Falco naumanni isolate bFalNau1 chromosome 6 unlocalized genomic scaffold, bFalNau1.pat SUPER_6_unloc_4, whole genome shotgun sequence DNA contains the following:
- the LOC121081785 gene encoding LOW QUALITY PROTEIN: aprataxin and PNK-like factor (The sequence of the model RefSeq protein was modified relative to this genomic sequence to represent the inferred CDS: substituted 1 base at 1 genomic stop codon) yields the protein MFFQVPLSGDNESKPSKSIQRKRVLPSWMLERDPLVQRISEPLREGGSRMKKGQGRGGKSNTASLKPEVNVQQKKRSASEETAEDFEGEEQDEGKRSCLSMPVPSSQNASGFPLENAMRNMEGNGKTGTKTPGSSLEKKDRQLHSKLSKRVGQISSKENRIEDTEKKEQITGSTSQQAHWGRTSQSFGAQEGILEPDANLDYKTEISDSTRSADTSESSKHNKRKRTPCMYGTGCYRKNPLHFQQFSHPHDDDYHETEIVTQDNKDNRPECPYGTACYRKNPQHKLEYKHSAPPVTERRTXQRTSKNGERAVEKDGANDDEPNEYDLGDSFRGDEEEECEPTDEDSDWEPSSEDKDNEDVETLLQEASRFVRTKK from the exons atgttttttcaggttCCTCTTTCTGGCgataatgaaagcaaaccatcAAAATCTATTCAAAGAAAGAGAGTGCTTCCATCTTGGATGCTGGAAAGAGACCCCCTGGTTCAGAGGATTTCTGAGCCTCTAAGGGAAGGAG gtagTAGAATGAAAAAAGGccaagggagaggaggaaaaagtaatacGGCGTcattaaaaccagaagtaaatgtgcagcagaaaaagagatcagcttctgaagaaactgcagaggATTTTGAAGGTGAAGAGCAagatgaagggaaaaggagctgtCTTTCCATGCCTGTCCCTTCATCTCAG AATGCATCTGGATTTCCTCTTGAGAATGCCATGAGAAACATGGAAGGAAATGGCAAGACCGGAACAAAAACCCCTGGaagttctctggaaaaaaaagataggcAGCTGCATAGTAAATTGTCTAAAAGAGTAGGTCAGATCTCcagtaaagaaaatagaattgaggacacagaaaagaaagagcagattACTGGTTCTACAAGCCAACAAGCTCACTGGGGCAGGACTTCCCAATCTTTTGGTGCCCAGGAAGGGATTCTTGAGCCTGATGCAAATCTGGATTACAAGACTGAGATTTCTGATTCAACCAGAAGTGCAGATACTTCAGAAAGCTCCAAACACAACAAGCGTAAGAGGACACCTTGCATGTATGGAACAGGCTGttacag GAAGAATCCCCTTCACTTTCAGCAGTTCAGTCACCCTCACGATGATGACTATCATGAAACCGAGATCGTAACTCAGGATAACAAAGATAACCGGCCTGAATGTCCGTATGGAACGGCTTGTTACAG gaAGAATCCACAGCATAAGCTAGAATACAAGCACAGTGCACCTCCAG taaCTGAAAGACGAACATGACAACGAACTTCAAAAAATG GAGAAAGGGCTGTGGAGAAAGACGGTGCCAATGATGATGAACCAAATGAGTATGACCTTGGTGACAGCTTTAGAGGtgatgaggaagaggagtgcGAACCTACCGACGAAGACTCTGACTGGGAACCAAGTTCAGAAGACAAGGATAACGAAGATGTTGAAACGCTTTTGCAAGAAGCGTCTAGATTTGTTAGAACCAAAAAGTAG